GCTTTGGACCATTGCATCATAGGAATTCGTATAACTCAATGTCTTCCCATCCTTACGCAATGCACCACCCGCGTGTGCAATCACTGACTGTGAACGCCATGACGTCGTTGTATGACTAATATCAGCGACGGTTGGTTGCCCATAATTGGCGGTAATCACCTTGTTGATGATTGGTGCAAGCGCGTCGGTTTGCATGTAGTATGCACCGTTTTCTTGCTTGATTTTATCCTTAATTTCGTAGTTAAATGGTCCCTTATGTGCTTGGCCGGTTGCTTGATCAAACACAATATCTTCGTTGACACCATGTTCACTCTTCAAGTACTTTAACTGTTTTGGGTTTTCAGTTGTTCCCACTTGATACCCGGCTAATTTCATAACCGTATCTAAATTTACAAAGCCGGTATTAGCCAAAACTTTAGCCGCTTGGAATTGCTTAGCCTTCAATGCCCGCTTGGCCTCTTGTTGGCGAGCAGCGGTGGCATTCGCGCGATAGTCGATTGTGCCTAAGACAACTAGCGCAATTACTAACAAAATTCCCGCTATCCGAAAACTCCAGTTCATTCTTTTACGCTGCAATACTTTCCGTTTTGCTTCTAATTCTTGATGGTTCATTTCCCGATTCAAATGTGCCTACCTCCTCGTATTCCATCAATGATGATATCCACACCCTCATAATTTCCCTAATACTAAATATTTTACAATAATTTTTCGTTCTTTGTGTTTCAGTTTAGCACAATCTTCATTACGAAATGTGGTCAGATGCTTGCCGGTTTTAATGAGAGCGCTTCATGTTTCCTGGTATGCCAAATACACAATTGACTTACCACAATAATCTCCATTTTTATGCCGATTTCTTCACATTAAAAAGTTATGCTAGATACATATTACTTTAGGTATTCCAAGTAATTATCATGTAATAAAATTTGGAAGGAGGATTAGTCTCATGGCAGACATTAATATTACTGTGAACAGCGGAACTGGTGGCGAAATGAAACACGGTCGCAATTCATTTTTCGATGGTGGCGTTGTTTCGCTCATTGGCTGGTACATTCTCGGCTTTTTTGTGACTGCATTGACCTTGGGAATTTGTTATCCGTGGTCAATCACAATGGTCTATGGCTGGAAAATAAATCATACCGTTATTGATGGCCATCGCATGCACTTTAGCGGCTCTGCGGTTGGTTTATTCGGTAATTGGATTAAATGGTTATTACTCAGTATCATCACTATTGGCATTTACCTTTTCTGGGTCCAAATTAAACTGGAAGACTGGAAAGCTAAGAACACCACTTTCAGCAATTAACCTTCTTATGTCTCCCTAAAAATGACGACTCACTAATTTTCTAGTGAGCCGTCATTTTTAGCATATTTATTTGCCACTTAATGAAATTGATCCACGTTGGTGTTGTGTTAAATTATTAACTAAATCACTGACAAAGTGGCCGACCGTTTTACGGCTGATGGCCCCATCTGGTAATTCAGTCCCAAATTGCGCAATGATGACCGCTTGGACTTGATCATCATTGGTTAACCAATTCGGGCGAATAATCGTATAATCCAAGTCACTCGCCATAATTAATTTAACCGCAGCTGCTTGATCACCCATGTAAGATGTTGGATCATCGGTAGTGCCTAACATCTTCGCTGCGTTAGCTTGGTGGCTGACAGGTAGTTCATCATGAACCCCCGCTGTCGCTGTCCAAATCAACCGGGTCACACCAGTTGCGTGCATTGCATCCATAACAGCTTGCGCAAAAACAGGCATGTTTGTTGGTCCAAGGTTGGCATACACTACATCAACTCCCGTCATGGCCTCCTTAAGTGCAACTACATCGGCTGCATCCCCTTGAATTACGTTCAAAGATTGGCGCAATTTGCTTGGCGTCCGCACAAACTGAATTACGTCCGTGCCATTCGCATGCATGAACTTCACTGCGTGTTGTGCAATTGTCCCTGTCGCACCCAATACTAGTACTTTTGTCATATTATGATTTCCTCGTTTCATTCTGAAGTTTCAATGATAGCACTTTGCTTACTAATAGTGAATACATAAAATGGCCGCTACTGGAGACTAGTTCCCAAAAATGAAATTATGGGTGTTGTGAAAGTTTGGCCGTGGAATCAACATGCCACTAATATTAAGTACTCCATTACGAAAAAGCACCGATCCTATGACAGAATCGGTGCTTTTTTGGCTTAAGATACAATGTACCCCAGCATTAATAAACTATTTAATTAATCGTGCAATATTTTCAGCTGTCCGTTCGAGGTTGGCTTCACCAGTTGTCATGGCTTTTTTCAAGTCCATTGCACTAGGCACAATCCCAAAGATTGCATCAATGCCAAGATCGTACAACACGTCAATACCTTCACCAACATAACCGGCTAAACCAATGACTTTGGCGTTTGCACTGGCCTGTTTAATCGCCTTGGCTGAACCAATTGGCGTTTTACCGTATTGCGTTTGGAAATCAATTCCACCTTCACCAACGAAAGCATAATCGGCGTCCTTAGCTTTAGCAACTAAACCTGTCGCTTCGACAACGATTTGAATCCCAGGTTCGAGGTTGGCATTTGTAAATGCTAACAAACCAGCACCCAAGCCGCCGGCAGCACCGGCACCAGGATAATCAGCCAAGTCCTTGCCGAGTTGTTCCTTGATAACTTGCGCATAGTGCGTCAAGTTGGCGTCCAACGTTGCTACCATTGCTGGGGTTGCACCCTTTTGGGGACCAAAGACGTATGATGCACCCTTTTCACCAACCAAGGGATTCGTCACATCAGAGGCAATCCGAATGTTCACGTTCGCAAGACGCGCATCAACCGCACTCATATCAATGGTAACTAAGCGATTAAGATCACCACCACCACGTTTAATTGGTTCACCTGCGGCATCGAGGAATTTAACCCCCAATGCTTCAGCCATCCCTTGACCACCATCGTTAGTCGCTGAGCCACCAATACCAATAATGATTTCTTGCATGCCATCATCAAGAGCTGCCTTAATCAATTGACCAGTCCCGTAAGTCGTTGCAATTAATGGGTTAGCCGTGTTTTCGTCAATGAATTGGATTCCTGAGGCTGCTGCCATTTCGATAGCGGCTGTCGTGCCATTTCCTAAAATACCGTATTCGGCACTCACCATTTCACCGAGTGGATTCATCACAGTAGCAGTTTTCAAAACCCCATCAGTGGAATCAACCAATGATTGAACCGTTCCTTCACCACCATCAGCCATGGGAACAAGTTCGTATTCGGCGTTAGGGAAAACTTTGAGCAAACCACGTTTAATGGCATTAGCTGCTTCCTTAGCCGTCATGCTTTGTTTAAAGGAATCCGGCGCAATTACAAATTTCATCGTTTTTCACCTCATATTTGATAAAGTAATTTCCTACTTCATTAAGTAACCGTACATAATCGTACCGACAATTGTCATCGTTAACCCAACAATTGCTTCATATGGAATAACGCGTAAACGTTGTTTGATATCCATGTGCATCGCGTTACCAGTAACGTGGAAATAGTTCCCATGTGGTAATTCATCAATCACAGTGGCACCAGTGTGCATCATTACGGCAGCACCAACTGGTGAAACCCCAAATGACAAGATAGTTTTACCAAATGAACCAGTTCCCAAGATAACCCCAGTTGAAGTTGAGGCAGTTGCTGCAGCCATCAAAATACCAGCAATTGGTGCTAATAAGGTACCAGAAATACCTGCTTCATTGATTAATTTAACAATTTCAACTGACAAGTTTGATGATGAAATCAAGCCACCAATGGCTCCGGCACCAATCAAAATTAAGACCACATCAGTCATGCGCATCAAACCGGCACGCGTGTAGTCCATAATGTGTTTACCTTGCTTCATTGCCAAGATACCGACAATCCCTGCAAATGGCAAAATATACATCGCGTCAACTTGGAAAGCTTCTAACGCATGCACGTGGAGGATTTCACCAATCGGATTAATCAATAATAAGACAATTGCCACTACGGGAGCGACAAATGATGCACCAACACTTGGGTGATTTTGATTTTCTTCTTCTTTTTCAACAATATCACGATCAGTTGGCATTTCCCCTTTGTTCCGGAGAAGTGACGCAACCAAGACAGCCATTGCCAAACCAAACAAGGCAGGAACAAAGTCGGCAATCATCAATGCGCTTGTTTCAATGTGGAAACCACTTGCTGCAGCAATCGTGTTGGGATTAGGTGAAATAATATTCCCTGCTTTACCACCACCAGACAAGGCTACCAGTAAGGCAAGCTTCGAAATATTCAGCTTTTTCCCAACTGCCATCGCAATTGGTGCAACAATAATGATTGAAACCGTGATGAACACACCAACGGAGGTAATCAACATTGTCGCCAGTGCTAAGGCAAAGATTGCCATGTTATCGCCGAGTTTATTAACAATTGTCCGCGCAATCACATCAGCGGCACCACTTTCCATCATTGCACCAGCCAAAACACCGGCAGCAATCACACGAACTACTGTCCCCATGACACTTTGTGAACCAGTGATAACAATTTGTGTGGTCTGAACTAAATTAGCCCCACCAACAAGCGAACCAATCACGGCTCCTAACAACAATGCATAGACGGGATTGAGACGTCGTAAAATAAGAATAATTGCTAAAGCCAAGCCGACTAAAGCGCCAATCCAGCTAACTGAGACACCAGGCATCTTTGAATTCCTCCAATAAAATATATAATAGTAATGATAAGTTAAGTAAAACGTTTAACTTAACGACTTTTCCAATTATACTCTGTGGATTCAAAATTGCACGTATTTTGTTGTTATATTTTTCACATGTGTGCCAATTTTCCACAATTATGTGTCTAAGCAGCTCCCATATTCGTTCAATATCCTCAATTGAACATACTAAAAAAGGCCCGACAAAATGTCCAGCCCATGACCTGTTAATTAAAATGCAAATATAGCGCAAACAAGATTACGATAATCACTAGAAAGCCCGCCGAAACCCAAATAATTTTTGGGTTATGGTGATCTTTACCAAAAAACAATAGCAAAAAACCAACAATTAGTAAAATAGTTAAAAATATTAGCATGTTTTTCATCCCCCTCCGTTAACTCTAACACACTAACTACTTAGAATACTATTAGTCAGCTATTCGTGTAACGTTTTGGCCGCCGCCAATACTTGGGGCAATGAAAAATGACTAAAATTTTTCTAGCGCGGAATTTAGATATGTGTCTCAGATTGATTCCCACTACGAGGCTGGAACCAGTCTGGACACCGTGATGGAAGACAAGCATTTGAAGCCACAGTGCGGTCTTCAAATATTTGCGAAGCTTGGTTCGCTAACGCGCTAACCATCTTCACAAATCCATAACCAGTAACGAAACCCGTTACTGATTATGCCATCACGGTGCGAGCTAAAGTCCAGCCCGCAAAATAAGCCGAATTTCTCCTTATCTTAGTAAGGTAGAAATTCGGCTTATTAACGAATAAAAGGCTGCAATCGTTGATATAACTCACTTAATTCATCACCACGCTCGCTTTGCTCGCTATCGCTGACGAATTAAGTTTCATTATATCAAGGTTGCAGATCGCCTTTTGTCCCACTTCCCTTGCCATAATTACTTATTAAAATTCTTAATCTCTATTGTATCAATAGTTGCGACCTTGGTGTCATCGAGGACATCGGCCTTGAAACTCACTTCATCACCAGCTTGTAAGAACAACGCATCTGGGGCGTTGGCAGTATTCACGTTGAACACGGTTGGACGACCAGCCAATACGAAACTGACAATTGTTTGTTTTGTATCACTAACAGTTGCCGTCCGATAAACCTTACCCGTAATGTCTTTCATTTGCGTTGGGTCAGTTGAGTGGTTATTGCTACCCTTAGTTGCCAACTCATTGCGATAGCCATCGAGTGCTTCTTGGGCCGAGTCACCATCAATTACAATATCATTATCAATCGCATTAATGTAAACGTACTTTTTGAAAATTCCCTTTGAATCAAGTAATGAGATAATCCACGTTGGCACGCCATCGATGTTATACAAGATTGGCATCTTCGCTTCCCATTTCTTTTCCGGATAAATTTTATCAGCAATCGAAATTGCCCCATCGGAATCCATAATCCCAGAATTGGCATCACGGTAATATGTTAATTTACCTGTCCGAGCGTTGATTAAGCTGTACCCTAGTGCTGAATCTTGTTCCGAATTACCACTTGTGAAATCGGTGAAGTACATCAATTGGCCCTTCGTATCTAATAATGGGGTCAATTTACCACCTTCATAGATACCATTGTCAGTTGGAATTTTCACGCCACGTTTGGCACCAAATGATGTTTGGTTCCACCAACCTTTACCATAACGACCGAAATATTCATTCATATCATTCGCGGCAGCACTAGTGATTGGCGCATCAACAAACTTCGGTGCTTTATTTGCATCATACAATTTCACTTGGCCAGTGGTAGCATTTAAAATAGCGGTCTTAAATTCATTAAAATGCATCCGACCTGAAACACCATATTCTTTGTAAAGTGTTTGCACGTAGTATGGGGTTCCCTGATCATCGAGTTCTAAATTCAACGCACCCGTGCTTGCATATGTTGGGAATGCTGCATAAATTCGCCGGGCAGCATCATAATTTAAATATGCTGAAGGTGAATATTTCAACGGCTTTTGAATAAATTCCGGTTGTGCGTCGACATCAGTCGCACTAATAATGAAGTATCCTGGGACATCACGATTCTTCAACCAGCGCCAGAACCCGTTAAATTCAACGGTTGCGACATACACGTATTTGCCTTGATACACTTGTGCGGTAATTCCACCCAGTGAGTACATGTTCGAGTTAGGGATTACACTGAATTTTTGTTGCATTTTACGTTTTGCAGTATCTGGTGCAATCGCAATTGGCATGTCCCGCGCCGACGTTAAGAGTTCTGATTTATTTTCAGTTTTGCTTGGTAGCGTGTCATAGACATTATTAATGCTCGTTACCCGTGTGACTGATTGTGTTGCCACTAAGACAATTCCCAAAAGCACGAACAAAACGGTGATTAAAATGTATTTTTTCGCAAAACCACTCGGCGTGTGCTTGCGATTTTTGTGATTACTATTGGCCCGATCCATGAGTGATTCAAGCATGCTAGCTAGTGAGTCACCCACT
This is a stretch of genomic DNA from Periweissella cryptocerci. It encodes these proteins:
- a CDS encoding GntP family permease; translated protein: MPGVSVSWIGALVGLALAIILILRRLNPVYALLLGAVIGSLVGGANLVQTTQIVITGSQSVMGTVVRVIAAGVLAGAMMESGAADVIARTIVNKLGDNMAIFALALATMLITSVGVFITVSIIIVAPIAMAVGKKLNISKLALLVALSGGGKAGNIISPNPNTIAAASGFHIETSALMIADFVPALFGLAMAVLVASLLRNKGEMPTDRDIVEKEEENQNHPSVGASFVAPVVAIVLLLINPIGEILHVHALEAFQVDAMYILPFAGIVGILAMKQGKHIMDYTRAGLMRMTDVVLILIGAGAIGGLISSSNLSVEIVKLINEAGISGTLLAPIAGILMAAATASTSTGVILGTGSFGKTILSFGVSPVGAAVMMHTGATVIDELPHGNYFHVTGNAMHMDIKQRLRVIPYEAIVGLTMTIVGTIMYGYLMK
- a CDS encoding DUF898 family protein, whose protein sequence is MADINITVNSGTGGEMKHGRNSFFDGGVVSLIGWYILGFFVTALTLGICYPWSITMVYGWKINHTVIDGHRMHFSGSAVGLFGNWIKWLLLSIITIGIYLFWVQIKLEDWKAKNTTFSN
- a CDS encoding DNA-binding protein, whose amino-acid sequence is MLLNLLNVTVVFGGGLLLANLIALFYSRKWKWFIGSTVIELVVIMAFLYVSLPAKNLSTLLAVNLFLGFMASVINLMSLSVGDSLASMLESLMDRANSNHKNRKHTPSGFAKKYILITVLFVLLGIVLVATQSVTRVTSINNVYDTLPSKTENKSELLTSARDMPIAIAPDTAKRKMQQKFSVIPNSNMYSLGGITAQVYQGKYVYVATVEFNGFWRWLKNRDVPGYFIISATDVDAQPEFIQKPLKYSPSAYLNYDAARRIYAAFPTYASTGALNLELDDQGTPYYVQTLYKEYGVSGRMHFNEFKTAILNATTGQVKLYDANKAPKFVDAPITSAAANDMNEYFGRYGKGWWNQTSFGAKRGVKIPTDNGIYEGGKLTPLLDTKGQLMYFTDFTSGNSEQDSALGYSLINARTGKLTYYRDANSGIMDSDGAISIADKIYPEKKWEAKMPILYNIDGVPTWIISLLDSKGIFKKYVYINAIDNDIVIDGDSAQEALDGYRNELATKGSNNHSTDPTQMKDITGKVYRTATVSDTKQTIVSFVLAGRPTVFNVNTANAPDALFLQAGDEVSFKADVLDDTKVATIDTIEIKNFNK
- a CDS encoding NAD(P)H-binding protein, encoding MTKVLVLGATGTIAQHAVKFMHANGTDVIQFVRTPSKLRQSLNVIQGDAADVVALKEAMTGVDVVYANLGPTNMPVFAQAVMDAMHATGVTRLIWTATAGVHDELPVSHQANAAKMLGTTDDPTSYMGDQAAAVKLIMASDLDYTIIRPNWLTNDDQVQAVIIAQFGTELPDGAISRKTVGHFVSDLVNNLTQHQRGSISLSGK
- a CDS encoding glycerate kinase yields the protein MKFVIAPDSFKQSMTAKEAANAIKRGLLKVFPNAEYELVPMADGGEGTVQSLVDSTDGVLKTATVMNPLGEMVSAEYGILGNGTTAAIEMAAASGIQFIDENTANPLIATTYGTGQLIKAALDDGMQEIIIGIGGSATNDGGQGMAEALGVKFLDAAGEPIKRGGGDLNRLVTIDMSAVDARLANVNIRIASDVTNPLVGEKGASYVFGPQKGATPAMVATLDANLTHYAQVIKEQLGKDLADYPGAGAAGGLGAGLLAFTNANLEPGIQIVVEATGLVAKAKDADYAFVGEGGIDFQTQYGKTPIGSAKAIKQASANAKVIGLAGYVGEGIDVLYDLGIDAIFGIVPSAMDLKKAMTTGEANLERTAENIARLIK